The following coding sequences are from one Anaerolineales bacterium window:
- a CDS encoding glycosyltransferase family 2 protein — protein sequence MRIGQNPAKFVQDVARPRGVTVAVLTYAPFLSGYFAQSLEVIRACLDSLWRTTDVEHDLLVFDNGSCEEVQSFLRDAFADRRIQMLWLCGSNLGKGGAWNILFQAAPGEVLAYTDSDALFAPNWLSQSIRILQAFPKVGMVTSRPFRTPEAFLSSTIGWAENTPGVRLERGQFIPWEVFRDFDLSLGQEEAHIRQRYDSTQDVRLTYQGVSAHAGASHWQFVAYKSVLQQFLPFEMDRPMGQVRQLDQRVNEAGYLRLMTCEPLAMNMSNTPVVDAAALRADGPVAGTPRRRLLRFPPLRRLLLGIHDRIFRWYYAR from the coding sequence ATGCGCATTGGGCAGAACCCGGCCAAGTTCGTCCAGGATGTTGCCCGACCAAGAGGGGTGACGGTCGCCGTCCTGACCTATGCCCCGTTCCTGAGCGGCTACTTCGCTCAAAGCCTCGAGGTCATCCGGGCCTGCCTCGACAGTCTGTGGCGAACAACGGATGTCGAACACGATCTGCTGGTGTTTGACAACGGCAGCTGTGAGGAGGTTCAGTCCTTCCTCCGAGATGCGTTCGCAGATCGGCGAATCCAGATGCTCTGGCTCTGCGGCAGCAACCTTGGAAAGGGAGGCGCCTGGAACATCCTATTCCAGGCAGCTCCAGGCGAGGTACTTGCCTACACCGACAGCGATGCGCTGTTTGCGCCAAACTGGCTTTCTCAATCCATCCGCATCTTGCAGGCCTTCCCGAAGGTGGGGATGGTAACCAGTAGACCTTTCCGTACCCCGGAGGCTTTCCTTTCCTCGACGATTGGCTGGGCGGAGAACACCCCCGGTGTCCGACTCGAACGCGGGCAGTTCATTCCCTGGGAAGTGTTCAGGGATTTCGACCTCAGTCTGGGTCAAGAGGAAGCCCACATCCGACAGCGCTACGACTCGACGCAGGATGTTCGCCTTACCTACCAGGGCGTGAGCGCGCATGCCGGAGCTTCCCACTGGCAGTTCGTCGCCTACAAGTCGGTCTTGCAGCAGTTCCTTCCATTCGAGATGGATCGCCCGATGGGCCAGGTTCGCCAGCTCGATCAGCGAGTGAATGAAGCAGGGTACCTGCGCCTGATGACCTGTGAACCTCTGGCGATGAACATGAGCAACACCCCGGTGGTGGATGCGGCGGCGTTGCGCGCCGACGGGCCAGTGGCAGGAACGCCTCGCCGCAGGCTGCTTCGGTTCCCTCCCCTCCGCCGGCTCCTGTTGGGGATTCATGACCGGATCTTCCGTTGGTACTATGCCCGCTAG